GCAATAATTAGCCATTTTTTTCTCATCATCTTCTTCTCCTTAATTTAGTACTAAGTATTATTAATACGGATTAAACATAAGCTGCTGCGAAAGGCGCAGCTTTTCAGCACATAAGCGGTTGGGCTGTTTAGACGCATTAAAGCATCGAAATAAAAAGAAAGGAGAACAGCTCTCGCATCGTTGGCAAAGACCGCCAGAGCAACTGTGGTTAGTAATTTTATACTTCTCATCTTCCTCTTTCCTTATAGTCCGGATGACTTTAGTTAGTATCCACGGACAATCAAACAGCAAGATTCCGTCCCAAATTTACTGTGATGGATACGAGGTGAAAATCCCTTGCCCCTCTACTTCTTCCAGCCCAGACCTTATAACAGCATTGTATCTGAAATGTTTTTACGAGTCAAGAAGTATCTACCCTATTTTGCCTATTTTATCTACTTTGCCATTTTTCTTTTGTTCGTCTTATAAAAACGTAATTTCAGGCGAAATTGGAAGGAAATAGTGCAGAAAAACTTTCGTAAGTATCACTGGACAGGAACAAAAAAAGCTGTGAATTGCTTCACAGCTTTTTGATTTTTGTTTTTGGTTAGGTTCTCGTTGATTTAAGTTTGTCGTTTTCTAAGCAAGGCCAACCCGCCAAGACCGAGTAATAATATTGATGCCGGTTCCGGTGTTATTTCATAGTAGGAGCTTCCGCTTGCCGTAGCTCCGGCGCTCAAAATAAACTGGAACTTGGACTGCATACTTGTAATAGTACCAGGCAGGGCTACTATCCCTGTGTCACCTCCTGAGTATGATGTGATAGGAGTGTTTACTAAGTACGCGAAATTAGTTGTATTATTGTAAAGCGCCTTATAAGCCTTGCCGCCCGAATAGCTGCCCCAGAGAGTACGGCCAGTAGGTCCAGTGACTAATACGCCTGCTTCGGCATAAGCTTCGGTGTTGCTGAGCGGGTCGAAAGTCATCTGAGGCGAGCTGAACGAAAAACTCGTGGCATACGTACCGGCTGTAACGGAAAATCCAAGGGTGACAACCGGGTCTCCCTGAAATGCGACTGTTAACCCATTAAGGTGTGCCAATATGAGTTCACCATTGTCTTCAGCCGCAATATCGATTCCCTCTGGGAAAAGGATATTTGAATTCCACGGAACTGGGACATTAGAATTTACAACCTGTTCCCAATAAGTTGGGTCGAATAAGCCGGGGTCTATAGTGCAGTAACCCGTATATCCTCCACCTTCAACTATTAGTTCTATCGCACCGGTACTTGTAAATCCCGCGACAGCTATATTGCAAAATGTGAAACAACAAAAGGCGGTGATTAAGAATGAAATGGATACGGATTGGACCTTTGCGGTCCGTCTTCTCTTCATCATCTCTCTACTCCTCTTCCTTTGCGAAACTGAACTAAAGCTGTTTTAGTAACAACTTTCGGGGTGAAGGAAAGACTGATGCTATTTCTCTCTTCACCACCTAACCCTCATCTTATGCCGGACGTGATAGTAAAGTCAACAAAAAAATGAAAAAATTCGTATTTTTTAATTTTTCCTCCAAAGCTGTTTTTTTGAGTCAAAAACGCATCATTTTAGTTTCGCTGATACTGATAGAAGAAATTGTTTAACCCGATGGTTATGGTATTGGCAGGCCGAGCTCGGCGAGGACCTTTTTCATATCCTCCCAGACCTTTTTGCGGTTCTCGGGTGAATAATTTCGTAAAAGGTAGGCGGTGTGGTATGTAGGCATAACTTTAACAGGGGCGCTGCCGAGGCCGGCATAGTATTCGTGGAATTGTCCCCGCAGCTGGCCGATAGGTGTGTTTGTGTTTAATAGCGTTCGTGCCGCGGGAGCACCCAGAGCTACGATGACCTCTGGATTTATTATCTCAATCTGCCTTTGAAGGTATGGAAAACAGTTTATTATTTCCTCTGCTCGCGGCTCACGATTTTCAGGCGGCCGACACTTCACGATGTTGGCGATGAAGACTTCTTCGCGTTTTAGTCCGCAGGCAGCAATTATCTTATTCAGCAGCTGTCCGGCTCTTCCGACAAAAGGCCTTCCCTGGGCGTCTTCATCGGCTCCGGGGCCTTCGCCGACAAAAAGTATGCGGGCTTTCGGATTACCCTCGCCTGGCACGGCATTAGTTCGCAGCGAACCAAGGTCGCATTTGCGGCATTGGCGGACCTCATCGGCGATTTTTTCAAGCTCTACA
The genomic region above belongs to Phycisphaerae bacterium and contains:
- a CDS encoding PEP-CTERM sorting domain-containing protein — encoded protein: MMKRRRTAKVQSVSISFLITAFCCFTFCNIAVAGFTSTGAIELIVEGGGYTGYCTIDPGLFDPTYWEQVVNSNVPVPWNSNILFPEGIDIAAEDNGELILAHLNGLTVAFQGDPVVTLGFSVTAGTYATSFSFSSPQMTFDPLSNTEAYAEAGVLVTGPTGRTLWGSYSGGKAYKALYNNTTNFAYLVNTPITSYSGGDTGIVALPGTITSMQSKFQFILSAGATASGSSYYEITPEPASILLLGLGGLALLRKRQT
- a CDS encoding uracil-DNA glycosylase, which produces MEKEIDINKTVRQHLEMEDFFTGSFTLKAKPSEPKPQQDSAASANAAVELEKIADEVRQCRKCDLGSLRTNAVPGEGNPKARILFVGEGPGADEDAQGRPFVGRAGQLLNKIIAACGLKREEVFIANIVKCRPPENREPRAEEIINCFPYLQRQIEIINPEVIVALGAPAARTLLNTNTPIGQLRGQFHEYYAGLGSAPVKVMPTYHTAYLLRNYSPENRKKVWEDMKKVLAELGLPIP